The following are from one region of the Salvia splendens isolate huo1 chromosome 2, SspV2, whole genome shotgun sequence genome:
- the LOC121792960 gene encoding protein TIME FOR COFFEE-like yields the protein MERNRDTRRATVSAANGLPRRRQRITTLRDSIDKDRQMKSQETVSLGDREEKELEREFRKRRRIDRTAAQQRSESTDSCEEEEEMRIHQHNQFSSNNRRGLRAHRSSPVLIAAGDEILGVPVPRRARSASGKRLQEFSNSGSGGFGDDSMKKMKYSERRNPISNPKQSQDDIEIEVAEALFDLMKQSQSKSSQRQESVDRDRLISAGDELKISKADGGKDENHAFSVQNEPTIKSNAGADLGDSLKQLKREGRAEKERFPDDGFANRVKVGSPKESESPSSAKVNACEIQDATVTKAHYDAVIVETKKETKLEIDLMKSEVAAKDGCLAVASGMQGEKIGIVNSDQQSNLDVEKHTPQQQARKENKNQSPTSLLPFPIGMSSWPGVLPHPGFMLPLQAMPINGITKSSLVMQPPQFKFSQPRPKRCAIHQYLAQSIHFHQELVKKSLSTGPIALCGSKSPSIKFTSPAQHFIPGSPFLGEFQGGQNLATSSVGNGKDKSSDAAVALNTTSSKSSHQASASSFLHGHGFLLPFGNHQTTMMAPTNSSGSPQSATSAANTTMLSNSAGRLPVNFPLPNASTSSPYMAILQNNGCSIPFSTNISMPPLKGGSHSMPFFNPSLHPSPAFNQQPFTTSHHASSQSASQNMNLSSHRQPQSSAKTSENKLPSSVSANLQSEKPAQPSYSSIMSDAEINWKNGASFAPSFVSHSAKPNSSPQHGSKGRVAYDFSFGSNTSATPVLNFSSTAHSSGMFQMPPDMSLSGMQMLHQKNFQTSEGKSVASSGQSLNSPRSDYSEISALSTMGPPKFDARNMNILPSSLDGRPPFQTTSGVPVPNFQQHHNIHGSFLTGVLASSSSQVLDAPEIPQRKSSQGQTHITFGNGSFQGHQFVMPRNTSSVASPLPSQEVDGQKSPSPACRRNVPSILSTCPGSLPELKY from the exons ATGGAGAGGAATAGAGATACACGAAGAGCGACTGTCTCCGCAGCTAACGGTTTGCCGAGAAGACGGCAAAGGATCACTACTCTCAGAGATTCAATcg ACAAGGATAGGCAGATGAAATCGCAGGAAACCGTGAGCTTAGGAGATCGAGAGGAGAAGGAGCTGGAACGAGAGTTTCGGAAGAGAAGAAGAATCGATAGGACTGCGGCGCAGCAGAGAAGCGAGAGTACGGACTCGTGTGAAGAGGAAGAGGAGATGAGGATTCATCAGCATAATCAATTCTCGTCGAATAATCGCCGAGGTCTCCGTGCACACCGCTCATCGCCGGTTCTTATAGCCGCCGGAGACGAAATATTGGGGGTTCCTGTTCCCCGAAGAGCTCGCTCTG cTTCGGGGAAGAGATTGCAAGAGTTTTCCAATTCAGGCAGTGGCGGCTTTGGTGATGACTCTATGAAAAAGATG AAATATTCGGAGCGAAGAAATCCGATTTCAAATCCCAAGCAGAGCCAAGATGATATCGAGATTGAGGTTGCTGAAGCTCTGTTCGATCTGATGAAACAATCCCAATCCAAATCTTCGCAAAGACAAGAAAGCGTTGATAGAGATAGATTAATTTCAGCTGGCGACG AGTTAAAGATATCAAAAGCTGATGGTGGCAAAGACGAGAATCACGCCTTTTCAGTTCAAAATGAGCCAACAATAAAATCGAATGCTGGAGCAGATTTGGGTGACTCGTTGAAACAGCTAAAGAGAGAAGGAAGGGCTGAGAAAGAGAGGTTTCCGGATGATGGTTTTGCGAATAGAGTTAAAGTGGGGTCTCCAAAAGAAAGCGAGTCGCCATCATCTGCTAAAGTAAATGCTTGTGAAATTCAGGATGCGACAGTTACAAAAGC GCATTATGACGCAGTTATTGTGGAGACTAAGAAGGAAACTAAGCTGGAGATTGATTTGATG AAGAGTGAGGTTGCTGCAAAGGACGGTTGCTTGGCGGTTGCATCAGGAATGCAGGGAGAGAAGATTGGGATTGTTAATAGCGATCAACAATCAAATCTTGATGTTGAGAAGCATACCCCTCAGCAGCAAGCTAGGAAGGAGAATAAAAATCAAT CACCAACTTCCTTGTTGCCTTTCCCTATTGGTATGAGTAGCTGGCCTGGTGTTCTTCCTCATCCAGG ATTTATGCTGCCTCTGCAAGCTATGCCTATAAATGGAATCACGAAATCTTCATTGGTAATGCAG CCCCCTCAATTTAAATTCTCCCAGCCTCGACCAAAGAGATGCGCCATCCATCAATACCTCGCGCAAAGCATCCATTTCCACCAGGAGCTCGTCAAGAAGTCTCTATCAACTGGTCCCATTGCTTTGTGTGGAAGCAAGTCACCGAGCATAAAATTTACATCACCAGCCCAACACTTCATCCCCGGAAGCCCATTTCTGGGAGAGTTTCAAGGGGGGCAGAATTTAGCAACTAGTTCCGTTGGAAATGGAAAAGATAAGAGCTCTGATGCTGCTGTGGCTTTAAATACCACAAGCAGTAAGTCCTCACATCAAGCCTCCGCTTCTAGTTTCTTG CATGGCCACGGTTTTCTATTGCCGTTTGGTAACCATCAAACAACAATGATGGCACCAACTAATTCTTCTGGATCTCCTCAATCTGCAACCTCAGCTGCAAATACTACTATGCTGTCTAATTCAGCTGGACGGCTTCCGGTCAACTTTCCTTTGCCTAATGCATCAACTTCTTCCCCATACATGGCCATACTACAGAACAATGGTTGCTCGATCCCTTTTTCAACAAACATTTCAATGCCTCCCCTTAAAGGAGGATCCCATTCAATGCCCTTCTTTAACCCCTCTTTGCACCCTTCCCCGGCATTCAATCAGCAGCCTTTCACCACATCTCATCATGCTTCATCCCAATCAGCTTCTCAAAATATGAACTTGTCATCTCATAGACAACCACAGTCCAGTGCTAAAACCAGTGAGAATAAACTCCCTTCTTCTGTATCTGCAAATCTGCAATCAGAGAAGCCGGCCCAGCCCTCCTACTCGTCCATCATGTCTGATGCTGAAATTAATTGGAAAAATGGTGCTTCGTTTGCTCCTAGCTTTGTATCTCACTCTGCAAAACCAAATAGTTCGCCACAACATGGTTCCAAGGGTAGAGTTGCATATGATTTCTCTTTCGGTTCAAATACTTCTGCAACCCCAGTGCTCAACTTTTCATCCACGGCGCACAGCTCTGGTATGTTCCAGATGCCTCCTGACATGTCTCTGAGTGGTATGCAGATGTTACACCAGAAGAATTTCCAGACCTCCGAAGGGAAGTCCGTAGCCAGTAGTGGTCAGTCTCTTAACTCCCCAAGATCTGATTACTCAGAGATATCAGCCCTCTCTACCATGGGACCTCCCAAGTTCGATGCTCGAAATATGAATATTCTTCCATCCTCCCTCGATGGTCGGCCACCATTTCAGACAACATCTGGTGTTCCTGTCCCAAATTTTCAGCAGCATCATAACATTCATGGATCTTTCCTCACTGGCGTACTCGCGAGCAGCAGCAGCCAAGTGTTAGATGCTCCTGAGATCCCTCAACGGAAATCATCTCAAGGCCAAACTCACATAACTTTTGGTAATGGTTCATTTCAAGGACATCAGTTTGTGATGCCAAGAAATACCTCTTCCGTGGCCTCACCACTACCCTCCCAAGAGGTGGATGGCCAGAAGTCGCCGTCCCCTGCTTGCAGACGGAATGTTCCATCGATTCTAAGCACGTGTCCCGGCAGTTTGCCGGAGCTCAAATACTGA